A genomic region of Anopheles coustani chromosome 3, idAnoCousDA_361_x.2, whole genome shotgun sequence contains the following coding sequences:
- the LOC131271557 gene encoding uncharacterized protein LOC131271557, with translation MCTRIRKGIINPNYPGFQSLAYTLNDDHFDYSSENPSDDEEDSYVSESDDNEMKRHDRCDGVGDENGNSYGGSDDGVEKEQQFSTGGHETPFVSTLYPGATTETTGGEKMFGNLPVQRSRMRLIPSGCHSPTSFTTGTRMIETEEKIDSSAIYACTPPDIVLQHSCEHRPAPFGTPDEQLMASLEQSNIQRPDLIPEQQQQEQKKNELNRQEFQLKQLSIEADDNVHEELDVEEEEEDMECPNVDDDINEEVEAIERNLTPPSPAIERGIGTISISNSSNSSSHFLRNVSLSPDPMLEDVTQCYGSASDATLSDDSDHSDPESDEGDEFGYRPYDDGATDVSFRRTPDMIDSPDPSGGDSAGSSPGEVQYHLVDDCSNQTVQITRSRQSSEHSPTKQYHALLQHYSSLGPADYCNNQVHLAEREINCNDRYPSLEELAQTSEPTAPVDYPVSTDYPNVRAQAFTSNPRREPAMPTQKPHTIHRSALEEARNVIEETIQSSPETLAPATKIYQKVPKVNPFCELLLQENDTCDFFTKQAKLQIEARMALCQAKDMAHMQMEIEKRSLPLSPVTQVIHTAVEKAGLCLAADKRRLSRYYLTRLNVAQLRTILLELQGHAEVLNEELVQLLMERDDLHISQDATLVDIEDLSRYLCAKEQTILHAERQRKSYHWSSNKTIYHPMQHQMQPHPQSQQMRSSCGAQSTVPAYRYH, from the exons ATGTGCACGAGAATTCGCAAGGGCATCATTAACCCCAACTATCCCGGCTTCCAGTCGCTGGCGTACACACTGAACGACGACCATTTCGACTACAGCTCGGAGAACCCGTCCGACGATGAGGAGGACTCGTACGTGTCGGAGTCGGACGATAACGAGATGAAGCGGCACGACCGGTGCGACGGTGTGGGCGATGAGAATGGCAATTCTTACGGCGGAAGCGACGATGGTGTGGAAAAGGAGCAACAGT TTTCAACTGGTGGGCACGAAACACCGTTCGTCTCGACACTCTACCCCGGCGCTACGACCGAGACGACAGGCGGGGAGAAAATGTTCGGAAATTTGCCCGTGCAACGGTCCCGGATGCGACTCATACCGAGCGGATGCCATTCGCCCACGTCGTTCACCACCGGCACCAGGATGATCgagacagaagaaaaaatagaCTCGAGCGCAATCTACGCCTGTACACCCCCGGATATTGTCCTGCAGCATAGCTGCGAGCATCGACCGGCACCGTTCGGTACGCCGGACGAGCAGCTGATGGCATCGCTCGAGCAGTCGAACATTCAGCGACCGGATTTGATTccggaacagcagcagcaagagcAGAAGAAGAATGAGCTCAACAGGCAAGAGTTCCAATTGAAACAGCTCTCCATCGAAGCGGACGATAATGTGCATGAGGAGTTGGatgtggaggaggaggaggaggatatGGAATGCCCCAACGTAGACGATGACATTAATGAGGAAGTGGAGGCAATCGAAAGAAATCTAACTCCGCCATCTCCAGCGATCGAGCGAGGCATCGGCACGATCTCGATCTCGAACAGCTCAAACAGCAGTAGCCATTTTCTTCGAAACGTTAGTCTCTCGCCCGATCCGATGCTGGAGGACGTGACACAATGTTACGGTTCGGCCAGTGATGCCACGCTGTCGGATGATTCGGATCACTCCGATCCGGAATCGGACGAGGGCGATGAGTTCGGTTATCGGCCATACGACGACGGTGCGACGGACGTAAGCTTCCGAAGGACACCGGACATGATTGATTCACCCGATCCGAGTGGGGGTGACAGTGCCGGTTCGAGCCCGGGAGAGGTCCAGTACCACCTGGTCGATGACTGCTCGAATCAGACCGTACAAATCACCCGATCGCGCCAGTCCAGCGAGCACTCGCCGACGAAACAATATCATGCCCTCCTGCAGCACTACTCGTCGCTCGGGCCAGCGGACTATTGCAACAATCAAGTGCACCTCGCCGAGCGTGAGATTAACTGTAACGACCGATACCCGTCGCTGGAAGAACTTGCTCAAACGTCCGAACCAACGGCACCGGTGGACTATCCGGTTTCGACCGACTACCCCAATGTTCGGGCACAAGCGTTCACAAGTAATCCCCGTAGGGAACCTGCGATGCCAACGCAAAAGCCACACACCATTCATCGGAGTGCACTAGAAGAGGCAAGAAAT gttATTGAAGAGACGATTCAGAGCAGCCCGGAGACGTTAGCCCCCGCCACAAAAATTTATCAGAAAG TTCCCAAAGTGAATCCTTTCTGCGAGCTGCTGCTACAAGAGAACGACACGTGCGATTTCTTCACCAAACAGGCAAAGTTGCAGATCGAGGCACGAATGGCACTGTGCCAGGCGAAGGATATGGCCCACATGCAGATGGAG ATCGAAAAACGCAGCCTTCCCCTGTCCCCCGTGACGCAGGTGATTCATACAGCCGTGGAAAAGGCAGGCCTTTGTCTCGCGGCAGACAAACGGCGCCTCTCCCGGTACTACCTAACCCGGTTGAATGTGGCCCAGCTACGTACGATCCTGCTCGAGCTGCAGGGCCACGCGGAAGTGCTGAACGAGGAGCTCGTGCAACTGCTGATGGAGCGGGATGACCTGCACATCAGCCAAGACGCGACGCTGGTCGACATCGAAGATCTTTCGAGATATCT TTGTGCCAAGGAACAGACGATTCTTCACGCCGAGCGGCAGCGAAAAAGCTATCACTGGAGCAGCAATAAGACCATTTATCACCCGATGCAGCACCAAATGCAGCCACATCCTCAATCGCAGCAGATGCGATCATCGTGTGGAGCGCAGTCCACAGTTCCTGCATATCGTTACCATTGA
- the LOC131261504 gene encoding U3 small nucleolar RNA-associated protein 15 homolog — translation MAQFKKTESKIYSKTAAVFSPDTIYWKRLGVPTLVKEFGAVDYIDFSPVEPHLFAVTASVRVQIYNPITKLVVKNIGKFQEGAHGGSFRKDGNLLVAGDDLGKVRLFDVSTKSILRFFEGHTSPVYRTFFTADGHHVASFSDDRTVRFWDIATEKHLHTFTGHEDYVRAGCTSPISPNIIMSGGYDRKIRMYDTRVAECVLSVDHGSPVESLVFLPSGGIFISAGGTSVNVYDALGGGKKLAQLSQHHKTVTCLQLASDGKRLLSGSLDRHVKVYDIATYQVVHTIDSSNAILSLGISKNDDTLVTGLVDGLIAIYRREIDPQEKDDPSSKQMRKSRYRHIFESTDEQVKQFTYQSDEGHDRMLRKYEYKKALDAVMHTSVRGKWPEKTVALIKELIRRHGLERAVVDRDHDFLVKFLHFLTRHIGDYRFTPTLVDAANILLDVYEEKFKEFADTEVGRRFVLLVDRLQQEETVIEEFLNVQGMLDMISIAADTTEPEDPTDTSVAYNASMKAKNQTTISVD, via the exons ATGGCTCAATTTAAGAAAACAGAAAGTAAAATATATTCCAAAACAGCTGCAGTTTTCTCACCTGACACAATTTATTGGAAAAGGTTAGGG GTACCGACATTGGTGAAGGAATTCGGAGCAGTAGACTACATTGACTTCAGCCCGGTTGAACCGCACCTGTTCGCCGTTACTGCCTCGGTTCGGGTACAGATCTACAATCCCATCACGAAGCTGGTGGTGAAAAATATAGGAAAGTTCCAAGAAGGCGCTCACGGTGGGTCGTTTCGTAAGGATGGCAACCTGCTGGTTGCGGGTGACGACCTGGGAAAGGTAAGGCTTTTCGACGTGTCCACAAAGTCGATTCTCCGATTCTTCGAAGGGCATACGTCTCCCGTGTATAGAACATTCTTCACGGCGGACGGGCACCATGTGGCAAGTTTTTCAGACGATCGTACCGTGCGCTTCTGGGACATAGCTACCGAGAAGCATCTGCACACTTTCACCGGGCATGAAGACTATGTGCGAGCCGGTTGCACAAGCCCCATCAGCCCAAACATAATCATGTCCGGAGGTTACGATCGTAAAATTCGAATGTACGATACGCGAGTTGCAGAGTGCGTCTTGTCGGTCGATCATGGGAGTCCGGTCGAGTCGTTGGTGTTTCTTCCGAGTGGTGGCATTTTCATCAGTGCCGGTGGTACGTCGGTAAACGTTTACGATGCCCTCGGTGGTGGCAAAAAGTTGGCGCAGCTGTCGCAACATCATAAAACGGTCACCTGTTTGCAGCTGGCTAGCGACGGGAAGCGCCTCCTCTCCGGTAGCTTGGATCGGCACGTGAAGGTGTACGACATTGCCACCTACCAGGTGGTGCACACCATTGACAGCTCGAACGCAATTCTGAGCCTCGGCATTTCGAAAAACGATGACACACTGGTCACGGGATTGGTGGACGGGCTGATCGCAATCTATCGCCGTGAAATTGATCCACAGGAAAAGGACGATCCGTCGAGCAAGCAGATGCGCAAAAGCCGCTACCGTCACATTTTCGAGTCAACCGACGAACAGGTGAAACAATTCACCTACCAGAGTGATGAAGGCCACGATCGGATGTTGCGCAAGTACGAGTATAAAAAGGCACTCGATGCGGTCATGCATACCAGCGTAAGAGGAAAGTGGCCAGAGAAAACGGTCGCCCTCATCAAAGAGCTTATTCGTCGACATGGGCTGGAACGCGCGGTGGTCGACCGTGATCACGATTTTCTTGTAAAATTCTTACACTTCCTCACCCGGCACATTGGGGACTATAGGTTCACGCCGACCCTGGTGGATGCGGCCAACATTCTGCTGGACGTGTACGAAGAAAAGTTTAAAGAGTTTGCTGATACGGAAGTGGGCAGGCGGTTCGTTTTGCTTGTCGACCGATTGCAGCAGGAGGAGACCGTAATCGAAGAGTTCCTGAATGTGCAGGGGATGTTGGATATGATTTCAATTGCGGCCGATACTACCGAACCGGAAGACCCGACCGATACGAGCGTAGCGTATAACGCTTCAATGAAAGCTAAAAATCAAACTACTATATCGGTCGATTGA